A window of Ananas comosus cultivar F153 linkage group 11, ASM154086v1, whole genome shotgun sequence genomic DNA:
ataattcatTCCGATTTTGTATTCAACTCTTTTGGGGTTTATGCACGAATGAAGTATCAAGTAGACATTAACACAGAGTTCATCACACCAGTCAAACATGCAAAACTGATCCATTCAAGCTATCGTGAAGTCCTAGGACTACGTAGAAGTAGGATGAGTAGAGtgtttatttttccaaaaataggTGTACACATTCTCCATCTTGGTCAAGATAGGATTGCAGGATTTATGCAAGTACCGACATGTGTCCCATCTTTAGAAAGTTCAATCCGAGGCTTATCGTCGCTGCCCAAGCAACTTAAAAAGCTAGCTCGACATATAGAAAGTAGTAGAGCTAATAGGAGCAAATGGGAGGATTAGAAATTTGAGATGGCTATAGCTTAGACTGGGATGATCTCAGGCATCGGGTGATTTCGTATCTTGCGGTTGTCGGAGTGGTGGCCATTTTGGCGTGGTTGTGGCGGTGGTGCTAGTGCGGCAGCTCTCTTCAGGCACCACCACCTCTGCCAGACTCAACTCCGTCATCTTCCTTCGGGCTTCCATCTGTTGCTTGGTGGATTTGTAGTACACGCAGTGTAACACCAGCTGAGCTACTGCAAATAATAGCCCCAAACCGTTGGGTATctgaagataaaaaaagaattaactTTGGAtaggatgaaaaaatatatgttaaattttGGATAGCGCGGAAATATATAACCAAAAGTAGCGCGAGTGGCGAAGAGATCCGTTGTTACCGTGATGAAAAGGTCGAAGCGGATGAGAGCATAGGTGGTCCAACAAGCACTGTTTAAGAAAAAAGCAACAGCGAGGTAGAGGGGCAGGAACTCCACGCTCTTCGTCTGGATTACCAATTTCTGCGCCGCCAGTTACAGAATAATTAACCCCTCGTCAACGCGTAATATATTTGCAGCGTCGGAACAGACcgtatatatttaaaatatatagcaGTAAAAGACATAAATTAAAGAGAGACACCTTTTTCGtttgctatatatatgtatacatcaGAAAATATGCCGTCACGAAGCCCAAATTAATGTTGGTAATGAAATCCCGATGCAGGGGCTTACCATGATTGTTAAGGGAGCGGCGTACATCATGGTCCCAAACAAGACGCAGATGATGCCCACGACGAGGGTGCGACGGTCGTGGGTATGAGCAAGCGTGAGCACCAGGAGAACCACCGCCACTACAAAGGCGACCTCGGCTGCGAGGATGAGGAAGACGCGCAGTCTCTTGCGGCCAtcggagaagaggaggaagagaaggacGTAGCAGAGCTCAATGAGGAGGCCCAATCCGTTGATGGTGAGGACCAGGGTGCTGTGGGGGTGCACCAGGGGTAGCCCGTACACCACCCACATCATGCAATTCAGGAGGGTTGCAAGGTACGGCGCCGCCGAGAACTGCTCCACCGCTCCCTTCTTCCATATCCTATAGAAGGTTGGCCTGGCATGGAGAAAATTAACAACCTCTCTGGGTTAGCTACTTAATTGGTGGTTGCTGTTTTCTTCCTTTCACCACCGTGCACATATATTCACGGCACGGCCGCCGCCTAATCGGAGTTATTTTTGGTTTCTGATTATTGAGAAGCTATACTTATACTTACACTGGTGATAGGAACAACCCCAACGATATAATATTTCCTGCACCGAGAAGggcaaaaaaaccaaaaaaaaaacgaggATGAGAAGAGCTTCAATCGAGGCGGAGCTTAatattgtttaatttaatatCCCTCTGAATTGCAAAAATGTAGCTGATCTATCTATATATTGCAAGACCCTGCATGTAagatagtattatatatatatctaatgtAGCTGATATTTGCAAGGCTCTGCATGCAAGAGTACTATCTATATGTCACTCTGCATTAGCGAACAGTTTAAAGCAGAGTTATTTGTTGCCTTGTGCGTGTTAGCAGGCTGAACCATGCATTCAGATTATGAACCTCGACCACGCCATGCTTGCGCAGCCTTTGAGAGCCAATATACATACTTATGCAGCACTCAAAGAATCAATCGAGCAATACGAGCGAGCGAACCTAAGATCCCAACCACGGTTCGGATCGCGTCGGCCGAAACCATGTTGCTCCGAAGAATTAAACAAGCTGCTTACTTTACGCGACAGACAACTTAATTAGAACATGCGATGGGGGGCGGAGAGCAGAGAGGAGGTTGCACGGCTTATATAGAGGAGATTCCGGTTGTGTATTGGCTAGTTCTTTCCACCTCCCAAACTCTTACTCTACCTTTCCTTCTTAAGTTGTACAGTTAGGTTAGTTAATGAAAAACGTAGGTGTCTGTCTTTCAgataaaatagatcaaaattaaTGTGGGAAGGGTCCACCGACCAACCATTTTAGACGGTCCGAAAGCGACCGTTGCACTCTCGCACTTGACCATGCTTACGAACTTCTGGCTTATACACAGTACTTCAGATTTAGATATATATACCGCGTTGATTGATTGCCTTTGTCTGCGTCGTCGATCAGTTTATCGCCGCACTATGATATAATCGCCAATTTTTGTGTTATATACCATAACCTTGCGAAAATGGTGGTATGCCGAGCATACGTCGGTATCATCTTTGGGTAATGCAAATTAACCAGCTTCCCGAACCTGCATGCACCACACAAGTGTGTACGTTGTAGCCAAGTGAGGTGCATCGATCGATCTAATCTTTGTGCAGTGGTGGTGCGGTTGTGATACGTCCACTTCCCCCCACCTGTACAGCTGATCATGAAGATTCGGGACTTAATTTGATGATACGCGCGCGAATGGTGCTGATCATGCttattccttcttcttctttttgtgtgtgtaaAGAAAATGCAAGGTAGATAGATGATATTTATTCGGATCCAGGTGTACGTTGTTTTAGCTTCCCACGTAACTAGTTACTTTGTTGGGTGGGGGACGGCGAAGGAAGCAGTTCTTCCCGCTGGGGCTACAGGAAGAAATATGCTACTTTCTGGCCATAACTGCTTGATAGCTTGCTCATTTACGCGGCTGGAGATGAGCATTAATTCATGCCCTGCTGCATGCATCACATCACATCACATCAAATCAAATTTAGGGATGGAAATGGAAATGCCAGGGAGCTAGCCAGTTGTCGGAGGCTCCATCCACGAATGCGATTCTCCATtaatctgctgctgctgctgctgctgctgctgctgttgcagTAGTGGCACTTACTTAATTACTGGCCCTTAATTCCACTACGTACAGATAATTAATCATCATGTAAGATCATACATATATCTTTATTCCAATCCTGTTAATTTGTAATTAAGCAAGCAACGGCGATGAAATAGCAAATTCACAGAGCCATGAAAATGGAGGTCAAGGTTAATCTTCGCAtcatcatatattattattattaattacttaattcGGATGGCATGCAGGATGTACAATATTGATTGAAACATATTCCTAAATCGAAATTATAAGCAGCTAGCGAACTCAAATTCTAATACGTTAGAAAGATCCACACACGCCGTTGTCAAAATCCAAATGATTGCCGACCTAATAATCTATATACACTGtagaagagaataaaaaaaaagctaagtGATCAGAGATATTGCTACTTTTCTAGAAACTCATGGAGACCCCAATAATTTAGGAGCATATATATGACTGTGTCCTAAGTCCTAACAGGCTGCAAAAGCTAGCAAATGCGAAAATCATTGCCACCGTAAAGTCCCTTTAAAAGATTCTCATTTTTCAATGACTTGTACTACGCTACCTAACATGTCATACAGTACAACTTCATTGGAACATGCACTGagagcttttttttcttttttctataataatttatttaatttagtgatttaatttttcactgaaaatgtaaatggtgaatcattcaccctTTTTAGGATTCCCAAAATTAGGACAAAAAAACAGTAAGTTATTCAccgcttataatttttttttttttataataaaaacagtaaattattcaccatttttttcactttagatTATTTAAGTTTTAGTTAAATCACTTGAAATccttagaattttaaaattaaactccaaatttgaattcaatagTTAGACATGGAATTTGAATTCAACATCTGACCTCAAAGTTTGAgtttgagtttaattttttaatttaaggttAGTTTATTTTAGTTAAACCATTGGAAATCCGTTCAAAAATTAAGCTCCACTGTGGATTAATGAGAGttaaatatacaatttaaatttagtttctgagctcaaaatttaaatttgtgtttaattttttaattcgaaTTGATTTAGGTTGAACTAAATCACCGAAAGTCCTTTAAATTAGAAAAGTAAACTCaatttaaatatgtaatttggtcgtaaaatttcaattttgaacataacttaaattaaaaagttttattaGATTTACAATTTGATCTAGCAATTGCAGCTCAAatacaaattgaaaattttgagccAATAACACAAATAAagaatttaagtttgaatttttaaaacattaaagTTTTAGTTTTCGTAATTTTCACAAGTATTGACTGATGTATTTAACTTAGTGTtcacaattttttaattatacagCAATTTAGGAAAGTTGTCTACGTCACAAAGCACAATAATATTATACTTGTAATAATCTAATATATGATTGCCGCAAGAAATTAACCAAACATGAGAATACTATATTTGGTAATAATCTTGTTTACATGGATTCTTAAATTTCCTATAACTCGAACTAAGTACATACCTTGCTATCAAATCTTTTCATCTATACCTATTGCTTCTACTATAAGGCAGGCAAAAACACTAGAAGTCTAGAACTAATAAAGTTTAACCAATCGTAACTAGCATAGCTGACTAAAAGTTTAAAGTTCGGTattgagatttcaaatttaaagtttagttGATTTGTATTTCTAGCTGAATTCATATATAAGAAATGAATAAAATAGATAGTTTAGtttctcctaaaaaaaaaaaaatagtactcttttagaattaatgcataaataaaAAGCATACTTATtgtttctagttttttttttgcggTAAGATAACGTGTAAGGAAACCCTTGGCCAAAATCTCCAATATTGGAATCTTTTGGCCCACATGAAAACTGGTAGGGGCAAGTTTTGGATAACGAAGAAGAGTCCTTCATTGACCGGTAAATCAATCAAAATgcgaaaaacagaaaaaaaagaaaaaaaaagaagaagaagtgaggAACATAAATGCTAAGTCTATCATCAAAAAGTGATTGTATAATCTCACGATCCCTTATTAAATTTTAGTAGtattaaaggagaaaagagtGATAAAAGTAATAGAAAAAATCTGGCTCTTGAGTTATAAATTTACAACTCCTTTTGGGCAGTAAATCTAAGCACTAGTCATGCAAAAAAATTAAGCCCTGGGAGCAAAGCGCTCGTACTGTTCACTTTTTCGTGTTGATACAGAGAGGGGCACTTTCAATTTCTTTATGGCTAGTCCACTTTCTCTTGGTGATGTGGCAGCTCTAgagcaaaagaaataaaatcatGCATTGAACCCCGAGGAAGACAAAGTCAGTTGGATGCTGCACTGAGGAGGATGACCTGCACTTTTAAAGCTAGCGTAGGGTATAAGCCCGGCTGGTCTCATGCGTGTGCAAATTTGTGAGCCCTCTATATACTGGGATAGATAGAGCCATAAGCTAAGGGACAAGCTTAATTTGATGCATGGAGGAGGACAATCCCTTCCTAGTTTTGTTAGTGTCATACatcttgtttgtttttttttagcttGAGGAAGACAAATGAAATTTGGCTTTGGTTTGCCACCAACTTTACGCTTCTAATTACCACTTCTTCAAAGTCTTTTGAGTGTACGTACTTTGTTGAGAGGTTGGCGTTTGAATAAATCATGCATGATTGATTTCCAAAAGAGTGCCAAGTGCGTTAACGAGAatcaatgttttaaaaaaaacctgCCGATCGAGCGGTTGATCTGCAGCTGGTTAAATCAACGGCCGATGATCCAACAAACACAAACAATATTTTCAAGTCGTAaatgattttggattttaaaacaCAGTCTAAAACCTTTGTAGAGTTTTAACCGACTGAGCAACTAACTATTGAGCTCGGTGTCTTTGTAATTTCCTCAGTTAGaacttagggtgcgtttggttcgcactatgaaagattactagaaataaaaagatgtccgagaatcttattcctattcatcctattactaagaatatggcatttctgtgtttggttcgcatgattatattatttagtcatgttatttaagtttacaaaaaatatacaattaatttatttatttctttaattaattttagataatgccacaaaaaatttcaacatctttttagaaaaagggagagagaacataggttagagaaagagaaagcataattaaagaaataggaagagaaatcgAGTCGAGagtagagagagtgagagagttgagattttagaaaaagaggaggagagagagcttagtttagagagagaaaaagagttgaagtttagagagaaaaaaataagtttagagagagatatgaggttagagtctaaagaaaaataataccaactagccggcaggtagagagaaagaaagagattagacatattatgattatcccaatccattaatatgaggatacccaccctctctcaagggaatgagattagtactttaggatgaatctcattcccaagtaaatctaatattaccaactagattacttagtgcgtttagccaaataccgtcatattttttttattcttattagattactaggaatcttaaaaagatagcgggaaccaaacgcacccttagtactatgtggtttcttccttaattaattagcctgGGCGTTCCAATGTGGCAAGTTGTGGCATGCGTGCACGTACGTTTACGTTAATAGGCTACCGAGGCCGCCAACTTTGGGCCCCAGCCCGCCCCGCCCAGGGCTAGCTTCGGAGTCCAGCAAGCTCGTAGAGCAACTATTGGGCCAGAGCCCAGTAATGAGGATGGGCCCTTTACCATGATAATAAAGTTACGATGATCATCAGGCTCTGGGCTTTTGCTCACTTCCTGGACACGGGATTATGGGCCCAGCGATCGCGGGCTCTGCACTGTGTTAGAGGGAATCCATCATCCGTCCATCAGGCCCGGCCCGCTGAGACGTACGGAGTCTTTTGGACCGCAAAACTCTCTCGGATGCTATTGCTGGGTCGGGTCGTATCAAACGCGCATGCATTTtacaatttcttttcttctttattttaatactataccagtaataataatatgacGATGTAGATTTGGGCCTCGCTCGTGGCCACCCCCACTTTACCTCAATAAtaaccataataataataataataataacaggaCCTTATCATCATCGGCATCGTAATTGGTGGGCTAGAGAATGGCGCTGCTGCTGAGCCCGCGGGTGTTGCCGCGGT
This region includes:
- the LOC109717849 gene encoding bidirectional sugar transporter SWEET4-like, with product MVSADAIRTVVGILGNIISLGLFLSPVPTFYRIWKKGAVEQFSAAPYLATLLNCMMWVVYGLPLVHPHSTLVLTINGLGLLIELCYVLLFLLFSDGRKRLRVFLILAAEVAFVVAVVLLVLTLAHTHDRRTLVVGIICVLFGTMMYAAPLTIMKLVIQTKSVEFLPLYLAVAFFLNSACWTTYALIRFDLFITIPNGLGLLFAVAQLVLHCVYYKSTKQQMEARRKMTELSLAEVVVPEESCRTSTTATTTPKWPPLRQPQDTKSPDA